One genomic region from Verrucomicrobiia bacterium encodes:
- the thiH gene encoding 2-iminoacetate synthase ThiH → MSFSDVFRTLPLTDLLRRAREADADAVRRVMTAGPASLNDFATLLSPAAGDQLEALCIKAQTLTRQRFGRVIRLFAPLYLSNECINNCAYCGFSRDHPILRVTLQVEEVVREARALSDQGFRNVLLVAGEHPRFVSNGYLRDCVQALHPLVPSISLEVGPMETPDYAPLVTAGAEGLVVYQETYDRDVYARMHTAGPKRDFDWRLDCPERAAAAGFRRLGIGALHGLADWRLEALATAAHAAHLLRHCWRAMLTVSVPRLRPCAGAFEPLTRLDDRELVQLITAFRLFLPDAGLVLSTREPAALRDGLLPLGITHASAGSHTEPGGYTGAGRDQVHRTVRGRIVELEPGAAFTAAGPAQGTTATGQFEIADDRSPAVFAAQIRRLGYEPVWKDWDAALCA, encoded by the coding sequence ATGAGTTTCTCCGATGTGTTCCGGACGCTGCCGCTGACGGACTTGCTCCGCCGGGCCCGCGAGGCGGACGCCGACGCGGTTCGTCGGGTGATGACCGCCGGCCCCGCCAGCCTCAACGATTTCGCCACGCTGCTGTCGCCCGCGGCCGGCGATCAACTGGAGGCCCTCTGCATCAAGGCCCAGACCCTCACGCGCCAGCGGTTTGGGCGGGTCATCCGGCTGTTCGCCCCGCTCTACCTCAGCAACGAGTGCATCAACAATTGTGCCTACTGCGGGTTTTCCCGGGATCACCCGATCCTGCGGGTGACCCTCCAGGTTGAGGAGGTCGTCCGCGAGGCGCGAGCCCTGTCAGACCAGGGATTCCGCAACGTCCTGCTGGTGGCCGGGGAACATCCGCGATTTGTGTCCAACGGGTACCTCCGGGACTGCGTTCAGGCATTGCATCCGCTGGTGCCCTCCATCTCGCTGGAGGTTGGGCCCATGGAGACCCCGGATTACGCGCCCCTGGTCACCGCGGGAGCGGAGGGTCTGGTGGTGTACCAGGAGACGTACGACCGCGACGTGTACGCGCGGATGCACACCGCGGGGCCCAAGCGGGATTTTGACTGGCGGCTCGACTGTCCCGAACGGGCCGCAGCGGCCGGATTCCGCCGCCTCGGAATTGGCGCGCTGCACGGTCTGGCCGACTGGCGATTGGAGGCCCTCGCCACGGCGGCGCACGCCGCCCACCTGCTGCGGCATTGCTGGAGAGCCATGCTCACGGTGTCGGTCCCACGGTTGCGTCCCTGCGCGGGCGCGTTCGAACCCCTGACGCGGCTGGACGACCGGGAACTCGTCCAGTTGATCACCGCATTCCGTCTGTTTCTTCCCGATGCAGGACTGGTGTTGTCCACCCGCGAGCCGGCCGCCCTTCGCGACGGCCTGCTGCCGTTGGGCATCACCCATGCGAGTGCCGGAAGCCACACGGAGCCCGGCGGGTACACCGGGGCCGGACGCGACCAGGTGCATCGGACCGTGCGCGGTCGCATCGTGGAATTGGAGCCGGGCGCGGCCTTCACGGCGGCGGGCCCGGCTCAGGGCACGACGGCCACCGGCCAGTTCGAGATCGCCGACGACCGCAGTCCCGCGGTGTTCGCAGCGCAAATCCGCCGGCTGGGCTATGAACCGGTGTGGAAGGACTGGGACGCCGCCCTCTGCGCGTGA
- a CDS encoding P-II family nitrogen regulator, giving the protein MKKIEAIVKPFKLEEVKDALHEVGIEGMTVSEVKGFGRQKGHTEIYRGSEYTVDFLPKIKVEVVVPDAKAAEVAAAVIKAAKTGKIGDGKIFISAVEEAIRIRTEEKGESAV; this is encoded by the coding sequence ATGAAGAAAATCGAAGCGATCGTAAAACCATTCAAGCTCGAGGAGGTGAAAGATGCCCTCCACGAGGTGGGCATCGAAGGAATGACCGTCAGCGAGGTGAAGGGTTTTGGGCGCCAGAAAGGCCATACCGAAATCTATCGGGGCAGTGAATACACCGTGGATTTCCTTCCCAAGATCAAGGTCGAGGTCGTGGTGCCCGATGCCAAAGCGGCGGAAGTCGCCGCCGCAGTCATCAAGGCCGCCAAGACCGGCAAGATTGGTGACGGGAAAATCTTCATCTCCGCCGTGGAGGAGGCGATTCGAATCCGCACGGAGGAGAAGGGTGAAAGCGCAGTCTGA
- the amt gene encoding ammonium transporter, with protein MKCFPKLLLLLFAAAVLTVSGRAQDAPDVVAVAVEEVVEAVADETPQHASMEAFAESAAYPLFTANNLWMMLCAGLVFIMHLGFACVESGLTRAKNTVNILFKNTLIPCIGLLTYAVVGFNLMYPGEDFAGKWFGFGGFGVTVTDPLAQLTNTYNAGYTYWTDFLFQAMFAATAATIVSGAVAERIKLGPFLIFSTLFVAISYPITGMWKWGGGWLQAMETPFYDFAGSTLVHSVGGWGALAGSIILGPRLGKYLKGGKMNALPGHSMPLATIGVFLLWLGWFGFNGGSVLSADPALVSLTLVTTCLAAAAGGLSAALTSWMALKKPDLSMALNGILAGLVGITAGADQMAALSAALIGLIAGVIVVFSVIFFDKIKIDDPVGAISVHLVCGIFGTLAVGMFGELAGPKQFMSQLIGVVAIGAFTFIFAYVLFLIVKAIFGLRVSEEEEVGGLDLGEHGCHAYPDFQGMGEN; from the coding sequence ATGAAATGTTTCCCCAAGTTGCTGCTGCTGCTGTTCGCCGCCGCAGTCCTGACTGTTTCCGGCCGCGCCCAGGATGCCCCGGATGTTGTCGCGGTCGCCGTCGAGGAGGTGGTTGAGGCCGTCGCGGACGAGACCCCCCAGCATGCCAGCATGGAGGCCTTTGCCGAGTCAGCCGCCTACCCGCTGTTCACGGCCAACAATCTGTGGATGATGCTTTGCGCCGGCCTGGTGTTCATCATGCATCTGGGTTTTGCGTGCGTGGAGTCCGGCCTCACCCGCGCCAAGAACACGGTCAACATCCTTTTTAAGAACACCCTGATTCCCTGCATCGGCCTGCTGACGTATGCCGTTGTCGGCTTCAACCTCATGTATCCCGGGGAGGATTTTGCCGGGAAATGGTTTGGATTTGGAGGGTTCGGGGTGACGGTGACCGATCCGCTGGCCCAGCTGACCAACACCTACAACGCGGGCTACACCTATTGGACCGACTTCCTGTTCCAGGCGATGTTTGCGGCGACGGCGGCGACCATCGTCTCCGGCGCGGTGGCCGAGCGGATCAAGCTCGGACCGTTCCTCATCTTCTCCACCTTGTTCGTGGCCATCAGCTATCCCATCACGGGCATGTGGAAGTGGGGCGGTGGCTGGCTGCAGGCGATGGAGACGCCCTTCTACGATTTCGCCGGATCCACCCTGGTGCATTCCGTCGGCGGTTGGGGGGCATTGGCAGGCTCCATCATCCTGGGACCCCGATTAGGCAAGTACCTCAAGGGCGGCAAGATGAATGCCCTCCCCGGACACAGCATGCCCCTGGCCACCATTGGCGTCTTCCTGCTCTGGCTGGGCTGGTTCGGGTTCAACGGCGGGTCGGTGCTCTCCGCGGACCCGGCATTGGTTTCCCTGACCCTCGTGACCACCTGCCTCGCCGCCGCTGCGGGCGGACTCAGCGCCGCCCTGACATCCTGGATGGCCCTCAAGAAGCCAGACCTCTCAATGGCGCTCAACGGCATCCTCGCGGGTCTGGTGGGCATCACCGCGGGTGCGGATCAGATGGCGGCGCTGTCCGCCGCCTTGATCGGGTTGATTGCCGGCGTGATCGTGGTGTTCTCCGTCATCTTCTTCGACAAGATCAAGATTGACGATCCGGTGGGAGCCATTTCGGTGCACCTGGTCTGCGGCATCTTCGGAACGCTGGCGGTCGGCATGTTTGGAGAACTGGCCGGACCGAAGCAGTTCATGTCCCAGTTGATCGGCGTCGTCGCGATCGGGGCCTTCACATTCATCTTCGCCTACGTGCTGTTCCTGATCGTCAAAGCGATCTTCGGCCTGCGCGTCAGCGAGGAGGAGGAGGTTGGCGGGTTGGACCTTGGCGAGCACGGGTGCCACGCCTACCCCGACTTCCAAGGGATGGGGGAGAACTAA